In a genomic window of Paramicrobacterium chengjingii:
- a CDS encoding malate dehydrogenase, with protein MTTNATTITVTGAAGQIGYALLFRIASGQMLGDDVPVKLRLLEIPQAVRAAEGTAMELDDCAFPLLESIEVTDNVHHAFDGANVAMLVGARPRGAGMERADLLEANGGIFGPQGAAIGERAASDIRTVVVGNPANTNALIAAAHADGIPAERFTAMTRLDHNRAVAQLAQKTGATVDDIDGITIWGNHSATQHPDLSNATVAGRPATELVEDTWVRDEFIPRVAKRGAEIIDVRGASSAASAANAAIDHVRDWVLGMVPGAWTSAGIVSDGSYGVPEGLVSSFPVISRGGEWEIVPNIEIDAISRERIDASVAELISERDAVRSLGLIRD; from the coding sequence CGGCTACGCGCTGCTCTTCCGCATCGCGAGCGGACAGATGCTCGGCGACGATGTGCCCGTGAAGCTTCGACTGCTCGAGATTCCTCAGGCTGTGCGCGCCGCCGAGGGCACGGCGATGGAGCTCGACGACTGTGCATTCCCGCTGCTCGAGAGCATTGAGGTCACCGACAACGTGCACCACGCATTCGATGGCGCGAACGTAGCAATGCTCGTCGGAGCGCGACCGCGCGGTGCCGGAATGGAGCGCGCCGACCTGCTCGAGGCGAACGGCGGCATCTTCGGACCACAGGGTGCAGCGATCGGCGAGCGGGCAGCATCCGATATTCGCACTGTCGTCGTGGGAAACCCCGCGAACACCAACGCATTGATCGCCGCAGCGCACGCCGATGGCATTCCCGCCGAGCGCTTCACAGCCATGACCCGCCTCGACCACAACCGCGCTGTGGCGCAACTTGCTCAAAAGACTGGCGCAACCGTCGACGACATCGATGGCATCACGATCTGGGGCAACCACTCGGCGACACAGCATCCCGACCTCAGCAATGCCACGGTCGCGGGGCGTCCAGCGACCGAGCTCGTCGAGGACACGTGGGTGCGCGACGAGTTCATTCCGCGGGTGGCGAAGCGCGGTGCCGAGATCATCGACGTGCGAGGCGCATCGTCAGCAGCATCCGCGGCGAACGCCGCCATCGACCACGTGCGTGACTGGGTTCTGGGCATGGTGCCCGGTGCGTGGACGTCGGCCGGCATCGTGTCCGACGGGTCGTACGGGGTTCCCGAGGGGCTCGTCTCGTCGTTCCCCGTGATCTCCCGCGGCGGCGAGTGGGAGATCGTTCCGAACATCGAGATCGACGCAATCTCTCGAGAGCGCATCGACGCATCGGTCGCCGAGCTCATCTCGGAGCGCGACGCGGTGCGCTCACTTGGTCTGATACGCGACTAA